The Thermodesulfovibrio sp. 3462-1 genome contains the following window.
TATTCCACCAAAGGGAGTTGATATTTTTTTGATTATATCCACAAGCTCATCTACATCAGTTGTTCTTATTGCAATTGGGAAAGCATCCACCCCACCAAATTCTTTAAAAAGCATACACTTGCCTTCCATCACAGGCATTGCTGCATCAGGTCCTATGTTTCCAAGTCCAAGCACTGCTGTTCCATCGGTAATTACTGCTACAGTGTTTCCTTTGATGGTGTATCTGTAAACATGTTCAGGATTTTTCTTAATATCAAGGCAGACTCTGGCAACACCTGGAGTGTAGACTCTGGAGAGGTCTTCTCTACCTTTAACATTAATTTTATTATAAGTTCCGATTTTACCACCTTCATGGACAAGAAATGTTTTATCCATTACCCTGAGGATTTTGATTCCTTCAATGTGTTTGAGTGCCTTGATAATTTTCTTTTCATGCTCTTCATCCCTTGCATTCACTGTTATGTCTCTTATTATTTTTCCTTTTTCCACTTTTACAATATCAATTGAACCAAGGTCTCCACCTGCTCCACTTATGGCTGAAGCAATTTTTGCAAACATTCCAATGCGATTTTCAATTTCAACACGGACCGTTATACTGTAACTTGGACTTGGTACATATCCCATTTTTGTCCTCCCATGCTTGACATTGTGTTATAAATTATACAAAATAAAATAATTTTTGCAAATAGGGAGGAGTATAGGTGGAGATTAACAGACACTACTTTGACACAATTATTATTGGTTCAGGACTTGCAGGTTGTCGTGCTGCCATTGAATGTATCAATCAAGGAACAGTTGGAGTTTTAAGCAAACTTTATCCAACTCGTTCCCATTCAACAGCAGCACAGGGAGGAATTGGTGCTGCTTTAGGTAATGAAGAAGAGGACTCTCCTGAGTGGCATACCTATGATACTGTTAAGGGAAGCGATTTTTTAGGAGACCAGGATGCCATTGAAATTATGTGCTATGATGCCATTCCAACAATAATTGAACTTGAACACATGGGTGTGCCTTTTTCCAGGACACCTGAAGGGAAGATTGCACAGAGAAGATTCGGGGGACACACAAGGGAGTTTGGTAAAGCACCTGTTCGCAGAGCCTGTTATTCTGCTGACAGAACTGGCCATGCAGTGCTTTTTGCCCTTTATGAACAGTGTCAGCTTAAAGGTGTAAAATTTTTTCAGGAGTTTGAAGTTCTTGATATTGTCATAGAAAACAATGCTATTCAGGGAGTTATTGCAATAAACATAAAGGATGGTTCAATTCATGTATTTGAGTCCAAAGCAGTGATAATAGCAAGTGGTGGATATGGAAAGATTTTTAAAGTCACCTCCAATGCTTATGCAAGCACAGGTGAGTGTCTGAGCATGCTTTTCAGGCAGGGACTTCCTCTTGAAGACATGGAGTTCTTTCAGTTCCATCCTACAGGACTTTACGGACTTGGAATATTGATTACTGAAGGAGCAAGAGGTGAAGGAGGAGTTCTAATTAATGGAAAGGGCGAGAGATTTATGGAAAGGTATGCACCAACCATAAAAGACCTTGCTCCCCGTGATATGGTGTCCCGTGCGATTCTTACTGAAATAAAAGAAGGAAGAGGTATTGATGGTAAAGACTATGTTTACCTTGATCTCAGACATGTGGACAGAAAAATTCTTGAAGAAAGGCTTCCAGAAATAACCACCTTCTGTAAAATCTACATGGGAATTGATCCTTCTCAGGCACCAATTCCTGTTGTTCCCACTGCTCATTATGCAATGGGTGGAATTCCAACAGACAATGATGGCAGAGTTTTAAGAGATGTTGATGGCTCTGTTGTTTACGGACTTTATGCTGCTGGTGAGTGTGCTTGCGTGTCTGTTCACGGAGCAAACAGGCTTGGATGCAATTCCTTACTTGATACTGTTGTATTTGGAAGAAGAGCAGGAAAAGCTGTCTCAGAAATTCTTAAATCAAACACAACAGGAAAGGTTAAGAAAGAAAGAATTCAGGCAGTTGTTGACTGCATTAATATGATTAAAAACTCCAATGGAAGAGAAAGTATTGCCTCTGTAAGAAAAGATTTACAATCAGTTATGATGGATAAATGCTCTGTATTTAGAACTGAGGAAGGACTGAAAACACTTCTTGAAGAAATCCAGAACTTAAAAGAACGATATAAAGAGATAACCATTACTGATAAATCAAAAACCTTCAATACAGAGCTTCTTGAAGCCATAGAACTCGGACACATGCTCACCCTCGCAGAAGTAATAACCTGCAGTGCTTTACAGAGAACAGAAAGCAGGGGCGCTCACTACAGGGAAGATTATCCAAAGAGAGACGACGAAAACTGGCTCAAGCATACCTTTGCTTTTCTTACTGATAAAGGCATTTCTTTCAAATTTAAACCCGTTAAAATAACAAGATTTAAACCAGAGGAGAGGAAATACTGATGGAAAAATATTACACCTTTAGAATCAAAAGATATTTACCAGATGAAGATCCCCCTCAAAGATGGGATGAGTTTAGAATTAAGCTTAACAGCATGGAAAGGGTTTTAGATGGACTTATTAAGATTAAAGAGACAAGAGATGGAACTCTCACATTCAGAAAATCCTGTGCTCATGGAGTATGCGGTTCCTGTGCAATGAAAATCAATGGTAAAAACAGGCTTGCCTGTCAAACACTGGTAAAGGATCTGCCAGAAGTTATAGAAATTGAGCCTTTACCTTCTTTACCAGTAATAAAAGATCTTGTTGTTGACATGACCTTATTTTTTGAAAAAAATGACAAGGTTCTGCCCTATTTGATAAATGATGAGCCTGCACCTGAAAGGGAAAGGATTCAATCACCAGAGGATCAGCATAAAATTCTTGAGTCAATAACATGCATTATGTGTGGAAGTTGCACCACATCTTGTCCAGTATTCTGGGCTGACAAAGAATATCTTGGACCAAGCGCTCTTCTTAAAGCTTACAGATTCATTTTTGACAGTCGTGACAGAGCAACAGAGCAAAGACTTGAGGCAATTACAGGAGAACACGGACTGTGGCGTTGTCATTCAATCTTTAACTGTGTTGAAGTCTGTCCAAAGGAGATTGACATTACAAAGCACATTTTAAAATTAAAACGACAGGCAGTAAAAAAAGGCTTTACTGGAGGTGAAAAATGAGATATAAATGGAATACAGGTTCAATTGCTTGGCTTGTGCACAGAGTTACAGGAATAATTCTTACATCTTATCTAATTGCCCACATTTATGTCTTAAGCCATTTAAAGGACGCTGCGGCATATAATAAAATAATGGCATTGATGAAAAATCCTGTTATTAAAATTGGCGAACTTGTTCTTTTTGCAGTGGTTTTGAAACATGTTTTTGCAGGAATAAGAATTACACTTCTTGAAATAGGAGTGTCAACAAAGTATCAAAAACAAATGGTTTATGCTGGAGCAGCATTTGTAGCAGTTTTATGGTTTATTGGTGCTTTTTACTTCTTAAAGGAGGTATTCTAATGTGGAGCTGGCTTTTACATAGAATAACAGGTGTGATTCTTGCTTTTGGTTTAGTTTATCATTTTTTTATGATGCACTTTATTCAACCTGAGGCATATTCCTATGAAGCTGTAATTCAAAGGCTGAGCGAGCCATCCTGGAAGGTTTTCAATATTGTTTTTCTTCTGTCAGTTTTATATCACGGTTTTTATGGATTAAATGGGCTTGTTACAGAGTATGTAAAAAACAATTCATTGAAAAGATTTTTGAAAATTATGGTATTTATTATTCCATTAGGACTTGCTTTCTTTGGGTTTAAAATTGTATTTTTATAAAAAATTGAGAGGTTTTTAAATGCCTACAACTTTTATCTGGAAAGGTAGAACAGAAGAAGGACTTCCAGTAACAGGTGAAACAGAAGCTGAAAACGAAGGAGAACTTCTTTTAGCCTTAAGAAAAAAGGGAATAATTCTAAGGTATGTAAAAGAAAAGGAAGAAAAGAAGTTTTTCAGTTTGAAAGGAGTCTCTCAGAAAGATATTCTGTTTTTTACTCGCCAGTTTGCAACTCTTTTTTCCTCAGGTGTGCCTGTTGTTCAGGCTTTTGATGCATTGATTGGTCAGGTCAAAAATAAAAGTTTTAAAAAAGTTCTTATAAATTTAAGAAACGATATAGAAAAAGGCTCCTCCCTGGCTGATGCAATGAAAAAACATCCAAGAGTATTTAGTTCACTTTTTGTAAATATGGTTAGAGCAGGTGAGGAAGGTGGAATGCTTGATAAGGTTCTTCAAAGAATGGCTGATTATTTTGAAAAAATGATAAAACTACGCAGAAAAATCATCGGCGCTATGATATATCCAGCTCTGGTAATAGCTGTTGCTGTTGTTGTTGTGGCAATTATTATGATATTTGTTATTCCAACATTTGCAAAGTTGTTTGCTGAAATGGGACTTGATCTTCCTCTTCCTACAAAAATCACCATTGCTATGAGCAATTTTATGGCAAGATCAGGAATTTTTATACTTTTAGGCGTTATTGGATTTTTCATATTTATAAAATTTTTGCGAAGCTCTGCTAAAGGTAAAAAAATAACGGATAGCATTTTTTTAAAAATTCCTCTTTTAGGAGTTATTTTGCTCAAAGCCTCTCTTTCAAGATTTTCAAGAACACTTGGAACACTTCTTGGCAGCGGAGTCCCCATACTTAACAGCATGGAGATTTCAGCAAGAGCCTCAGGAAATAAAGTTATAGAAGATATTGTTATTGAAATGAGAGAGGATGTCACTGCAGGTAAATCTCTTACAGAGGTTTTAAAATCAAGGCCTGTAATTTTCCCGCCAATCTTTGTTCAGATGGTAAGTGTTGGAGAGTCAACAGGTAAGACAGATGAGATGCTTAATAAAGTTGCTGATTTTTATGATGAGGAAGTTGACAATGCTGTTGCAAATCTTATGAGCATGCTTGAGCCTGCTTTAATAGTATTTCTTGGCGTTACAATAGGATTTATTGTCATATCTCTTTATCTTCCTATATTCAAACTGGGCGAAGTTGCTGGCAAAGGAGGTTAAAAGCCTCAACAAGCATTTCAATATCTCTGTCTGTATGTCCTGCACTTATGGTGATTCTGATCCTTGGCATTTTTACTGTAGGTGGTCTGATAGCAGGTGCATAGATACCTAAATCATTAAAGATTTTTGAAGCCTTTGTTGCTTCTTCTACATTATTGAAGAGAATTGGAATGATGGGAGTTTGTGTGTTTGTTGTTTTTAGCTCCAGGTTTTTTATGGCTTCCATAACTTTTTCAATATTTTGCCAGAGTTTTTTAATAATAGTTTTATCTTCCATAATGATTTTTACAGAAGCGTAAGCAGAGGCAATTACACTTGCTGGCAAAGCAGTTGAAAAAATAAGTCCTCTTGCAGAGTTTATAAACCATTGTATAAAAATGTTTGCTCCGCATACAAAAGCTCCAAAGCTACCAATTGCTTTTGAAAGCGTACCCATTTGAATTACCAGTTTGTCTTGAGGAAGATTAAAGTGTTTCCACGCACCATGTCCCTGTCCAAGAACACCTGTTCCATGAGCATCATCAATATAAAGAATTGCCTCCTCAGACTTGCATATTTCATAAAGCTCTTGCAGTGGCGCAATATCTCCATCCATACTGAAGACTGTATCTGTTATTATAATTTTTTTGCCATTACATGAAGTTTCTTTTATCTTTTTGCATAAATCATTCATATCAGCGTGTTTATAAATAATTTTTTTTGCTTTACTGAGTCTCACTCCATCAATTATGCTTGCATGATTAAGTTCGTCACTGAAGATTATATCTTCTTCATCAGCCAGTGCTGGAATTAAGGAAGTATTAGCTGTATAACCGGAGTTAAGAACAATGGAGCTTTCAGTGCCTTTAAATTCACATAAAAGTTCTTCCAGTTTTTTATGTAAAATCGTGCCACCACTCAGCAGTCTTGATGCAGAAGCTCCTGCGCCAAAGAGTTCAACTGCTGTCTTTGCTGCTTCTTTTACAACTGGATGCTGACTCAATCCAAGATAGTCGTTGGATGAAAAATTTATGTAGTTTTTTCCATCAATTGTAATCTCCATCATATTCCTTGATTCCATATCATTTATTGAACGGTAGATATTTTCTTGTTTAAGTTTTTCAAGCTTTTTTTCAAAAATTTCAAAAATTTTTTTACTCATATAAATAACCTCTTGACAAAAATTTCACCTTAGTATAATATTGGTGGTAAATAGTGGTGGAAAGTGGAGCATGATATCTTTCATAGGAAAATATTACCATAATCTTGATCAAAAAGGAAGAGTTATTCTGCCAGCTCCTCTTAGAGAGGTTTTGTCAACAAAGTACTCTTCAGGCAAACTTTATCTTACAAATGCTCCATTTGATAAGGCGTTGCATCTTTATCCTCTTGAAGAATGGCTAAAGCTTGAAGAAAAAATAAGGCAACTTCCAAAGTCTGACGAAGCAGTAATGTATTTTTTAAGAAGAGTTATAGCTTCTGCTGTTCCATGCGAATTAGATAAACAAGGGAGGATTCTTATTCCCTACGAACACAGGCAGGATGCTGGAATTAATTCAGAGGTTGTTATTGTTGGGCAGATTGACAGAGTAGAAATATGGGATAAGCCTACATGGGATAGCATTACAGATCCTTCAAAGGTAGATATAAAGAGGATACAAGATGGTCTTGCAAAGTATGGATTATAAAATACATGTTCCTGTGATGGTTAAAGAAGTGATAGAACTTCTTAATCCTGTATTTCATGGAGTCTATGTTGATGCAACTGTAGGCTGTGGTGGTCATTCTATGGAAATACTTAAAAGACTCGGCTCTAACGGAAGATTAATTGGCATTGACAGAGATGAATCTGCAATACAGATAGCACAGCAGTATTTAAATGATTCAAGAGTTATTTTAAAAAGAGCAAGATTTTCTCAGCTCAAAGAGATTTTAAAAGAGCTGAATATTCAAAATATTGATGGAATTCTTTTTGACTTAGGAGTTTCAATGCTTCAGCTAAAGGATTTTTCAAGGGGATTTAGTTTTTATTCAGATGAAAATCTTGATATGAGAATGGATCAAACAGGTTCTTTAACAGCCTGGGATGTGATAAACAAGTATTCAGAGAGAGAGCTTGAAAGAATTTTAAGAGAATATGGTGATGAACCCTTTTCAAGAAGAATAGCAAGAGAGATTGTGAGACAGAGAGGCAAAAAAACAATTGATACATGTAAGGAACTTGCAGGCTTGATTAAAAGAATCATTCCAAGACATGGAAGGCTTCATCCTGCAACTCAGGTTTTTCAAGCAATAAGAATAGAAGTGAATAAAGAAATTGACGAATTAAGAGAAGGACTTTCCCAGGCATTGGAATTATTAAAATCAGGTGGAAGGATATGCGTTATTTCCTACCATTCAGGTGAGGATAGAGTTGTAAAGAATTTTTTCAGAGAAAAACAACATGCAGGTATTCTCAGGATTGTCACTAAAAAACCTATTTTACCATCTCTTGAAGAAGTTTCCAGAAATCCTTCATCAAGAAGTGCAAGACTCAGAGGAGGTGAAAAAATATGAAATATTTTATTTCAATAGTTTTTGTTCTCTTTGCAATTTTTGCCATTTTATGGGTAAGGTCAAATGTAATTTCTGTAGAGTACAGACTAAGCAGTCTTGAAGAGAAAAAAAAAGCTTTACTCAGGGAAAACAAGAATTTACTTGCTCAAAAGTCAAGCTTAACATCCTTTGTAAGAATTAATAATGCCGAGGAGCATTTGCTGGTATTTCCTGACAGAAAAAAAGTTGTTTATATAGAAGGGAGACCTGAGAATTTAGTAAAAACAATAAGTTTTAACAAAAAGAATTAAAAATGCAGAAAAGGTTTATTTTACTGAAAATAATCCTTTTAATATGTTTTGCTTCTGTTATTTTTCGTCTTGGTTTAATCATGTTTGTTGAACATGAGGCTTATTTTGCAAGAGCAAAAATTCAGCAAATAAAAAAGGAAGAGATTATTCCAAAGAGAGGTAACATATATGACAGAATGGGCAGGGAACTGGCAATTTCTCTTGAAAAGGAGTCTCTATTCATTGATCCTGCATCTTTAAAGTCAGTCCAGGCAGTTAATGTTTTAAAAAACTATGTTAAAGTTAACCCTGAGCAGATAGAAAAATTGTCAGAAAAAAACATAAGATTTTTATGGCTTCAGAGAAAAGTTGATTCAGATCTGGCAGAAAAAATAAAAGCTTTAAAGATTGAAGGAGTTGGTTCTGTAATAGAAGGCGCAAGATTTTATCCAAAAGGATTTTTAGCATCTCATGTGATTGGATTTGTGAATATCGATGAACAGGGCATGGAAGGATTAGAAAGACAATATGATCAATATCTTAGAGCAGAAAAAACTTTGAAAACAGTTACTGTAGATGCCAGAGGGAAAAAACTTTCTCAGGGAGATTTAAAAGATGTAAAAGGAAATGATGTTTTTATAACAATTGATGAAGGTTTACAATACATTGTTGAAAAATACCTTGATGAAGCAGTAAAAAAATGGCAGGCTTCTTCTGCTACTGCAATAATGATGGATCCATTTACAGGTGAGATTCTTGCTCTTGCAAACAGACCAACCTATGATCCCAATAATTTAAAATCAATAAAAAATATTGGTATAATAAGAAATCGAGCAATAACAGACCTGTATGAACCAGGTTCAACATTTAAAATAGTTACAGCAACTGCAGCACTGGAAGAAGGCATTGTAAAGCCTTATACTAAATTTGATTGTTCTCAGGGTTATATAGAAGTAGGGGGTAAAAAAATAAAAGATGTTCACAGAAATGGAGTTCTTACTTTTGAAGAAGTTATTCAGAAGTCTTCAAATGTGGG
Protein-coding sequences here:
- the sdhA gene encoding succinate dehydrogenase flavoprotein subunit encodes the protein MEINRHYFDTIIIGSGLAGCRAAIECINQGTVGVLSKLYPTRSHSTAAQGGIGAALGNEEEDSPEWHTYDTVKGSDFLGDQDAIEIMCYDAIPTIIELEHMGVPFSRTPEGKIAQRRFGGHTREFGKAPVRRACYSADRTGHAVLFALYEQCQLKGVKFFQEFEVLDIVIENNAIQGVIAINIKDGSIHVFESKAVIIASGGYGKIFKVTSNAYASTGECLSMLFRQGLPLEDMEFFQFHPTGLYGLGILITEGARGEGGVLINGKGERFMERYAPTIKDLAPRDMVSRAILTEIKEGRGIDGKDYVYLDLRHVDRKILEERLPEITTFCKIYMGIDPSQAPIPVVPTAHYAMGGIPTDNDGRVLRDVDGSVVYGLYAAGECACVSVHGANRLGCNSLLDTVVFGRRAGKAVSEILKSNTTGKVKKERIQAVVDCINMIKNSNGRESIASVRKDLQSVMMDKCSVFRTEEGLKTLLEEIQNLKERYKEITITDKSKTFNTELLEAIELGHMLTLAEVITCSALQRTESRGAHYREDYPKRDDENWLKHTFAFLTDKGISFKFKPVKITRFKPEERKY
- a CDS encoding succinate dehydrogenase iron-sulfur subunit; this encodes MEKYYTFRIKRYLPDEDPPQRWDEFRIKLNSMERVLDGLIKIKETRDGTLTFRKSCAHGVCGSCAMKINGKNRLACQTLVKDLPEVIEIEPLPSLPVIKDLVVDMTLFFEKNDKVLPYLINDEPAPERERIQSPEDQHKILESITCIMCGSCTTSCPVFWADKEYLGPSALLKAYRFIFDSRDRATEQRLEAITGEHGLWRCHSIFNCVEVCPKEIDITKHILKLKRQAVKKGFTGGEK
- the sdhC gene encoding succinate dehydrogenase, cytochrome b556 subunit, whose protein sequence is MRYKWNTGSIAWLVHRVTGIILTSYLIAHIYVLSHLKDAAAYNKIMALMKNPVIKIGELVLFAVVLKHVFAGIRITLLEIGVSTKYQKQMVYAGAAFVAVLWFIGAFYFLKEVF
- the sdhD gene encoding succinate dehydrogenase, hydrophobic membrane anchor protein, whose translation is MWSWLLHRITGVILAFGLVYHFFMMHFIQPEAYSYEAVIQRLSEPSWKVFNIVFLLSVLYHGFYGLNGLVTEYVKNNSLKRFLKIMVFIIPLGLAFFGFKIVFL
- a CDS encoding type II secretion system F family protein, with protein sequence MPTTFIWKGRTEEGLPVTGETEAENEGELLLALRKKGIILRYVKEKEEKKFFSLKGVSQKDILFFTRQFATLFSSGVPVVQAFDALIGQVKNKSFKKVLINLRNDIEKGSSLADAMKKHPRVFSSLFVNMVRAGEEGGMLDKVLQRMADYFEKMIKLRRKIIGAMIYPALVIAVAVVVVAIIMIFVIPTFAKLFAEMGLDLPLPTKITIAMSNFMARSGIFILLGVIGFFIFIKFLRSSAKGKKITDSIFLKIPLLGVILLKASLSRFSRTLGTLLGSGVPILNSMEISARASGNKVIEDIVIEMREDVTAGKSLTEVLKSRPVIFPPIFVQMVSVGESTGKTDEMLNKVADFYDEEVDNAVANLMSMLEPALIVFLGVTIGFIVISLYLPIFKLGEVAGKGG
- the bioF gene encoding 8-amino-7-oxononanoate synthase, with amino-acid sequence MSKKIFEIFEKKLEKLKQENIYRSINDMESRNMMEITIDGKNYINFSSNDYLGLSQHPVVKEAAKTAVELFGAGASASRLLSGGTILHKKLEELLCEFKGTESSIVLNSGYTANTSLIPALADEEDIIFSDELNHASIIDGVRLSKAKKIIYKHADMNDLCKKIKETSCNGKKIIITDTVFSMDGDIAPLQELYEICKSEEAILYIDDAHGTGVLGQGHGAWKHFNLPQDKLVIQMGTLSKAIGSFGAFVCGANIFIQWFINSARGLIFSTALPASVIASAYASVKIIMEDKTIIKKLWQNIEKVMEAIKNLELKTTNTQTPIIPILFNNVEEATKASKIFNDLGIYAPAIRPPTVKMPRIRITISAGHTDRDIEMLVEAFNLLCQQLRPV
- the mraZ gene encoding division/cell wall cluster transcriptional repressor MraZ is translated as MISFIGKYYHNLDQKGRVILPAPLREVLSTKYSSGKLYLTNAPFDKALHLYPLEEWLKLEEKIRQLPKSDEAVMYFLRRVIASAVPCELDKQGRILIPYEHRQDAGINSEVVIVGQIDRVEIWDKPTWDSITDPSKVDIKRIQDGLAKYGL
- the rsmH gene encoding 16S rRNA (cytosine(1402)-N(4))-methyltransferase RsmH, whose product is MDYKIHVPVMVKEVIELLNPVFHGVYVDATVGCGGHSMEILKRLGSNGRLIGIDRDESAIQIAQQYLNDSRVILKRARFSQLKEILKELNIQNIDGILFDLGVSMLQLKDFSRGFSFYSDENLDMRMDQTGSLTAWDVINKYSERELERILREYGDEPFSRRIAREIVRQRGKKTIDTCKELAGLIKRIIPRHGRLHPATQVFQAIRIEVNKEIDELREGLSQALELLKSGGRICVISYHSGEDRVVKNFFREKQHAGILRIVTKKPILPSLEEVSRNPSSRSARLRGGEKI
- a CDS encoding penicillin-binding protein 2; this translates as MQKRFILLKIILLICFASVIFRLGLIMFVEHEAYFARAKIQQIKKEEIIPKRGNIYDRMGRELAISLEKESLFIDPASLKSVQAVNVLKNYVKVNPEQIEKLSEKNIRFLWLQRKVDSDLAEKIKALKIEGVGSVIEGARFYPKGFLASHVIGFVNIDEQGMEGLERQYDQYLRAEKTLKTVTVDARGKKLSQGDLKDVKGNDVFITIDEGLQYIVEKYLDEAVKKWQASSATAIMMDPFTGEILALANRPTYDPNNLKSIKNIGIIRNRAITDLYEPGSTFKIVTATAALEEGIVKPYTKFDCSQGYIEVGGKKIKDVHRNGVLTFEEVIQKSSNVGTIKIAMMLGKEKLYQYIKKFGFGEKTGIDLPGEISGYIRAPQKWSGTSIGAIPIGQEVGVTALQILRAYSAIANGGYLVKPFVVSDIRSPDGNILYKSVIQRQKIISDKTAKIMREILKKVTEQGGTATQAKLDGNDVAGKTGTAQKYDPKTHRYSKDRFVSSFVGFIPAQNPRIAMIVVIQDSKGAHYGGVVAAPVFKAIADEALAYLNVPRDDARQKGLVVTFDTQTNEKVAVVRR